From the Gossypium hirsutum isolate 1008001.06 chromosome A02, Gossypium_hirsutum_v2.1, whole genome shotgun sequence genome, the window TATCAAAATGGTGTGCGAAGCATGGAATCACTATTCAAGACCCTAGCTTGCAGTCAGATGTGCTTCATTTGTTGGAAAATTCTTCCACTTCCGTAGCTAGTTTTGGTAGTTCTATATATGATATGCGCTTCCCGGTTGACATCAGCAATGTATCACTTGGATCTTTAGATACTAGCTATACTTCTGATGGATCACGCAACAAGATTGCAGAGGGGTTAAGTTTGAAACCGGAGCAGGGCAGTGATGATCTTCGCCAATATCAAAATCCTCGCAATGCAAGTAAAATGAATTTGGAGTCTCTATGTAGGCTTCCCGAGCTTGATTGGGAATCACAATACGAAATGGTTGAAGATATGAAAAACCATTTGAAACGTGACGAATTAGCTTGTATGTCCTTGTCATCCAAGAATTTCATCGAACCGTTGATTGAATTTTTGAGCTCTGCTCTTGATATGCACAATATTAGAGCACAAAGAGCCGGATTTCAGTTGTTGTTGACTTATGTGAGCCAACACAGGTAATGAATTCATGCATGTGCTGCATCTGTACCATGATTTACCtttatttttgacattttcattcCTTGGGCTTCATGCAGGAGCGGGATAAGGTACTTAAATGAAGATGCATATAGCCTGCTATCATCGTCTCTCGACTCAGAAGTGACTAAAGAAGTTCTTGACATTATTGAAGTATTGTCCGGCAATAGCGGTTGTTGGTCTAAGATTGCTGCATCTGGTGCTCTTGTTTCCATTTTAAATATTCTCAACTCTAAGATCACAGCATTCCAGGAACGAGTCATTAAAATTTTGCACAATCTGTCCTCGAGCCACGATATTTGTTCCAATTTAGCATCTTCTGAATGGATCCCAAAGTTTGTCCCGTTCCTAGAAGATGCTTCTCTCGCAAGGCACTGCATAGTAGTGCTGAGGAACTTGTGCAACAACCAAGAAGCCCGGGCTTCTATTACTCTAACTCCAGGATGTATTACTTCTATTGCTATGTTAATCGAGACCGGCACTCACGAGGACCAAGAGCATGCACTGGCTATTCTTCTCGCATTGTGCTCGCAACGTGTTGAATATTGTCAGTTAGTAATGGATGAATGCGATATATTCCCTGCCCTTTTCGATGTATCTGTCAACGGGAGTGATAAAGGAAAGGCAAGCGCAATGGAATTGCTACGGTTACTTAGAGATACGAACCATGATGATGAtgaacaagaacatcttcaatatgACAATGTCATTTCCGAAGATGCCAACAACTATCCCAAAGATA encodes:
- the LOC107909408 gene encoding U-box domain-containing protein 5, with the protein product MGTDAIEAGETPFDSYPSSFKAHHLMCTELRKFVDRILKIFPEIEAARPRCSSGIKALCSLNNALERAKLLLQYCNESSKLYLAITTDAIVSRCQKSKNFLEQGLCQIQSMVPVMLAVEISQIVDDLRAACFVPDKFEEEAGKVVRELLHQGATTSDSMELAETSALQTAASRLHINSPKAILIEKRSIKKLMEKIADTDIQKKKILKYLLYLLRKYGHLIIGEQTDNTVDRNQGAFMVNNPSSDIVPDVASHKEYKQHDVEADKLSGLIPPEEFKCPISLRLMYDPVVIASGQTYERVWIQKWFDDGNDTCPKSETKLAHLSLTPNTVMKDLISKWCAKHGITIQDPSLQSDVLHLLENSSTSVASFGSSIYDMRFPVDISNVSLGSLDTSYTSDGSRNKIAEGLSLKPEQGSDDLRQYQNPRNASKMNLESLCRLPELDWESQYEMVEDMKNHLKRDELACMSLSSKNFIEPLIEFLSSALDMHNIRAQRAGFQLLLTYVSQHRSGIRYLNEDAYSLLSSSLDSEVTKEVLDIIEVLSGNSGCWSKIAASGALVSILNILNSKITAFQERVIKILHNLSSSHDICSNLASSEWIPKFVPFLEDASLARHCIVVLRNLCNNQEARASITLTPGCITSIAMLIETGTHEDQEHALAILLALCSQRVEYCQLVMDECDIFPALFDVSVNGSDKGKASAMELLRLLRDTNHDDDEQEHLQYDNVISEDANNYPKDKKSHKSLFGVKLSMFSRSSAQKKKK